In one window of Methanosarcina vacuolata Z-761 DNA:
- a CDS encoding amylo-alpha-1,6-glucosidase — MSGIRFGADSFSTYEEGIKKEWIVGNGLGGYASSTVIGAGTRTYHGLLVAAPENSPGRFVLLSSLDEEISINKEVYRLATHKYPGTVFPSGFSYLSKFILVPFPLWVYQPGDFTIKKKVFMTHNSNTTCILYDIKSRREGALLRIFPLVNSRNFHYTVRSGELSFTQKTDPEGVKLQSSNGFTFSLSSNLQYHSDPKWYYNFEYDAEKQRGLNFQEDNFNPGYFESKLKLGTSHFFIAASTEDISSLTLEQVEEFYTRETYRQNLLAFNSRLTEPFALKLLRATDPFIVKNPSSGESTVIAGYHWFSDWGRDTMISMPGLLLIPRRFEEAKFILKNFSRNCKKGLIPNAFLALGGDPIYNTVDASLWFIHTVGRYFAYTKDFLFLSDVWDTVENIIENYRKGTDFGIGMDSDYLIRQGPQLTWMDAKIGEQAVTPRAGKACEINALWYNALKTASNLGTYLGKNISSYEILAAGVASNFESVFWNPETNCLFDLVSQDKAGNEVKDPAIRPNQIFAVALPYTILSPEKEKAIVNRVEKDLLTPFGLRTLSSDHPAYKGHYQGDAAARDAAYHNGTVWPWLLGAYVKAYRKVHNYSKESLENMRALLQGFDINLETAGIGTISEVFDGDYPYTPGGCIAQAWSVAEILRAYVEDVLGIKP, encoded by the coding sequence CTGAGTGGAATCAGGTTTGGAGCAGATTCCTTTTCCACATACGAGGAAGGGATAAAGAAAGAGTGGATCGTAGGGAACGGACTCGGGGGATATGCCTCATCTACAGTAATAGGGGCAGGCACAAGGACTTATCATGGACTGCTTGTGGCAGCTCCAGAAAACTCTCCAGGAAGGTTTGTATTGCTTTCTTCCCTTGATGAGGAAATTTCGATTAACAAGGAAGTTTATCGGCTTGCAACCCATAAGTATCCTGGCACTGTTTTTCCTTCAGGCTTTAGTTACCTCTCCAAATTCATCCTTGTTCCTTTTCCTCTCTGGGTTTACCAGCCAGGCGATTTTACCATAAAGAAAAAAGTCTTCATGACTCACAATAGCAACACAACCTGCATTCTCTATGACATCAAGTCCAGGAGAGAAGGAGCTCTGCTAAGGATCTTTCCACTGGTAAATTCCAGAAATTTCCATTACACTGTTCGCTCAGGAGAACTTTCCTTTACTCAGAAAACCGACCCTGAAGGAGTAAAATTGCAAAGCTCAAACGGCTTTACCTTCTCGCTTTCATCCAATCTCCAGTATCATTCCGATCCCAAATGGTATTATAACTTTGAATATGATGCTGAGAAGCAAAGGGGACTCAACTTCCAGGAAGATAATTTCAATCCGGGTTACTTTGAAAGCAAACTCAAACTGGGCACTTCCCATTTTTTCATTGCCGCTTCAACCGAAGATATTTCGTCTCTTACTCTCGAACAGGTCGAAGAATTCTATACAAGGGAAACTTACCGACAGAATCTTCTTGCCTTCAATTCAAGGCTTACCGAACCCTTTGCTCTTAAGCTTCTCAGGGCAACAGACCCTTTTATAGTGAAGAATCCTTCTTCAGGTGAAAGTACGGTGATTGCAGGATATCACTGGTTTTCTGACTGGGGGCGGGACACCATGATCTCCATGCCTGGCCTGCTTTTAATTCCCCGTCGTTTTGAGGAGGCAAAATTCATTCTCAAAAACTTCTCCAGGAATTGTAAAAAAGGACTGATCCCGAATGCTTTCCTGGCACTTGGAGGGGATCCAATTTATAACACTGTGGACGCTTCTCTCTGGTTTATTCACACTGTGGGCCGATACTTCGCATATACGAAAGACTTCCTTTTCCTCTCGGACGTCTGGGATACCGTGGAGAATATCATAGAGAATTACCGCAAAGGTACGGACTTTGGGATCGGCATGGACTCCGATTATCTTATCCGGCAGGGCCCTCAGCTAACCTGGATGGATGCTAAAATAGGGGAACAAGCAGTGACCCCAAGAGCAGGTAAAGCCTGTGAAATTAATGCTCTGTGGTATAATGCCCTGAAAACAGCCTCCAATCTGGGCACCTATTTAGGAAAAAACATTTCCTCATATGAAATTCTTGCAGCCGGAGTGGCTTCAAATTTTGAGAGTGTTTTCTGGAACCCTGAGACCAATTGCCTCTTTGACCTCGTGTCTCAGGACAAAGCAGGAAATGAGGTTAAAGACCCTGCGATCCGCCCCAATCAAATTTTCGCAGTAGCCCTGCCTTATACTATCCTTTCACCTGAAAAAGAAAAAGCAATAGTGAACAGAGTTGAAAAAGATCTCCTGACTCCTTTTGGACTTAGAACTCTTTCAAGTGATCATCCCGCTTATAAAGGACACTATCAAGGAGATGCCGCAGCCAGAGATGCCGCTTATCATAACGGGACAGTCTGGCCCTGGTTACTTGGCGCTTATGTAAAAGCTTACCGGAAGGTTCACAACTATTCTAAAGAAAGCCTTGAAAATATGCGGGCTCTTCTGCAGGGTTTTGATATAAACCTTGAAACTGCAGGCATAGGCACAATTTCCGAAGTATTTGATGGGGATTATCCCTACACTCCAGGAGGCTGCATTGCCCAGGCCTGGAGTGTGGCGGAAATTTTAAGGGCATATGTTGAGGATGTACTTGGGATCAAACCCTGA
- the hisI gene encoding phosphoribosyl-AMP cyclohydrolase: protein MIDFDSLKSEKGLILAVVQDQLSREVLMCAYMNREALEKTVETGIAHFWSRSRQQLWRKGETSGHVQKVKEIRVDCDMDSLLLLVEQVGGACHMGYRSCFYRNLEGEVVGEKVFEPDEVYKP, encoded by the coding sequence ATGATTGATTTTGATTCTTTGAAATCCGAAAAGGGTCTTATACTTGCTGTGGTTCAGGACCAGCTTAGCAGGGAGGTGCTTATGTGCGCCTATATGAATCGGGAAGCTCTTGAGAAGACCGTGGAGACCGGAATCGCACACTTCTGGAGCAGAAGCAGACAGCAGTTATGGAGAAAAGGAGAGACTTCGGGACATGTACAGAAAGTGAAAGAAATCAGGGTCGACTGTGACATGGATTCTCTTCTCCTGCTAGTGGAACAGGTAGGGGGAGCCTGCCATATGGGATACAGATCCTGTTTTTATCGAAACCTTGAAGGAGAGGTTGTAGGAGAAAAGGTCTTTGAGCCTGATGAGGTATATAAACCTTAA
- a CDS encoding DHHA1 domain-containing protein, whose translation MIVIYHHDDLDGQCSAAQAREATEKTTYNPIKCIAVQYSGNTWKKEEIEEANEVYVLDFTFPDMETLVEIAGKKLIWIDHHKTTMEEHKELWNSNILGKRDITKAASQLTWEYFKNDQPLPTAVEYISRRDIWQFGDKKEEISAFTEACQILIHSPEDEDWKDLLASSNNGKEKVELYLIIGRALADVQKVRIEKAFERGTDINFHGLRARLINTTSDASDIGEYVYQKPEYDIAVMWQIVNDMVQVSLRSNSTDCAEIAQKYGGGGHRGAAGFRVKSGGEFSLRLFATDVASSIR comes from the coding sequence ATGATTGTTATATATCATCACGATGACCTTGACGGTCAGTGCTCAGCAGCTCAGGCCAGAGAGGCAACGGAAAAAACTACCTATAATCCAATAAAATGCATTGCAGTGCAGTATAGTGGCAATACATGGAAAAAAGAAGAAATCGAAGAAGCTAACGAAGTCTATGTCCTCGATTTCACTTTTCCAGATATGGAAACTCTTGTAGAAATAGCAGGAAAAAAATTAATATGGATAGATCATCACAAAACGACAATGGAAGAGCACAAGGAATTGTGGAACTCAAACATTCTGGGAAAAAGGGATATCACAAAAGCTGCCTCCCAGCTTACATGGGAATATTTTAAAAATGATCAGCCACTCCCTACAGCAGTTGAGTACATTTCTAGGCGGGACATCTGGCAATTCGGGGACAAGAAGGAGGAAATTTCAGCATTTACGGAAGCTTGCCAAATTCTTATTCATTCCCCAGAAGATGAAGACTGGAAAGATTTGCTGGCATCGAGCAACAATGGAAAAGAAAAAGTTGAACTCTACCTAATAATTGGACGTGCACTTGCAGACGTACAGAAAGTTAGGATTGAGAAAGCGTTTGAAAGAGGCACAGACATCAATTTTCACGGTCTCAGAGCGAGACTTATCAATACTACATCGGATGCCAGCGACATTGGAGAATATGTTTACCAGAAGCCAGAATATGATATAGCTGTCATGTGGCAGATCGTTAATGATATGGTTCAGGTATCGCTTAGATCGAACTCTACAGACTGTGCCGAAATAGCTCAGAAATATGGTGGAGGAGGTCACAGAGGAGCGGCGGGCTTTAGGGTCAAAAGCGGCGGAGAATTTTCGCTCAGACTATTTGCGACAGATGTCGCTTCAAGTATTCGTTAA
- a CDS encoding STING domain-containing protein encodes MNEKHIKLLEWLAHDVVEKILENNNFEVFTPDVPEFGNIMHHIIRSCDRAQLVIADVTGNNPNVLYEMAIIDAMGRPCVPVKIRDVADNEKDLQLFDRAQYRHFEINARETEEAINKLGPVIHKVLQARQDGDLIENPMTDYFGIPLNSMSSAYGIARSYYRNLVVPCFEGKIIDGPDFALEEESQIIDRKMVCIIPGNLEQATRREIDFLVKRRSFVPVKLNAYGREITIYLLSDEILQNADPVIVDIPTTLASLRESVLSRLGRNANPKPNSPDYQEIQSDEILQFKRYLERFAYNDLGTHSSNILRNFKTFNIKDIKDLKATEIKNLFENN; translated from the coding sequence ATGAACGAGAAACATATTAAACTTTTGGAATGGCTCGCTCATGATGTAGTAGAAAAGATTCTTGAGAATAATAACTTCGAAGTCTTCACGCCTGATGTGCCAGAATTCGGGAATATTATGCACCATATTATCCGTTCCTGTGACAGAGCACAGCTAGTAATTGCTGATGTCACCGGAAACAATCCAAATGTCCTTTACGAAATGGCTATTATCGATGCAATGGGAAGACCCTGCGTTCCTGTCAAAATAAGAGATGTTGCAGATAATGAAAAAGATCTCCAGCTTTTTGATAGGGCTCAATATCGCCACTTTGAGATTAATGCTCGTGAAACGGAAGAAGCCATAAATAAATTGGGGCCGGTTATCCACAAAGTTCTTCAAGCACGGCAAGATGGAGATCTAATAGAGAATCCTATGACAGATTACTTTGGAATACCATTGAATAGTATGTCTTCAGCTTATGGGATTGCCAGAAGTTATTATCGCAATTTAGTAGTTCCATGTTTTGAAGGAAAAATAATAGATGGACCTGATTTTGCTTTAGAGGAAGAGAGTCAAATAATTGATAGAAAAATGGTTTGTATCATTCCTGGGAATTTGGAACAAGCTACTCGCCGCGAAATTGATTTTTTAGTTAAAAGAAGAAGTTTTGTTCCTGTCAAATTGAATGCTTATGGAAGAGAAATCACTATATATTTATTGTCAGACGAGATTTTACAGAATGCGGATCCAGTTATTGTTGACATTCCTACTACATTAGCGAGTCTGAGAGAGAGTGTTCTTTCCAGATTAGGTAGAAATGCAAATCCCAAGCCAAATTCTCCTGATTATCAGGAAATTCAATCCGATGAAATTTTACAGTTTAAACGTTACCTTGAGAGATTTGCATATAATGATTTAGGCACTCATTCATCAAATATTCTAAGAAATTTCAAAACTTTTAATATTAAAGATATCAAAGATCTCAAAGCTACCGAGATTAAAAATTTGTTTGAAAACAATTAA
- a CDS encoding PINc/VapC family ATPase — protein MAEEKQMLRIIPDTSTVIDGRLSVKVKSGEFRGAEIVIPEAVVSELEAQANKGREIGFKGIDELLELRKLANRGEINLQFSGVKPTLEDIQLSNEGRIDDLIRNTASEVGGLLVSEDRLLSLVAEAKGLNVEYMHPKVLEPSELPPLKVEHFFTDDTMSVHLKNGVSPMAKKGPVGDIRYVKIRDEPVTSAELSSISRELIERARLDPESFIEMSSSGATVLQIRNMRIAIAHPPFSDDMEITIVRPTVVVDLEHYRLSDKLKERIVSQRGILIAGPPGAGKSTFAAGVARYLNDRGQVVKTMESPRDLQVPPEITQYSPLNGRMENTADLLLLVRPDYTIYDEVRKTGDFLIFADMRLAGVGMIGVVHATRAVDAIQRLIGRVELGVIPQVVDTVIFIDKGEVAKVLVLEFTVKVPHGMTEQDLARPVIVIADFETRKTEYEIYTYGEQVVVMPVGPPTELRKPAWKLAEEEIRNVIGRYASGPVEVEVTSDDSALVKVREDEVRKVIGKGGNVIDRIENVLGLHIDVRELEIGASGAAKGRKYGAESKALRGKLKTTSFEEEPSVSSVHPFIERDKKHLILGAPELAGKDVEIYLEDQYLFSATVSRHGDVKLRANSDLASEILDAQDKGETIEIRMI, from the coding sequence ATGGCAGAAGAGAAGCAGATGCTGAGGATTATTCCGGATACGAGTACCGTTATTGACGGGAGGCTTTCGGTTAAGGTCAAAAGTGGGGAATTCAGAGGTGCTGAAATCGTAATTCCTGAAGCTGTGGTATCTGAACTTGAAGCTCAGGCAAATAAGGGTCGGGAAATAGGTTTCAAAGGAATCGACGAACTTTTAGAACTTCGTAAGCTTGCAAATCGGGGAGAAATTAACCTTCAGTTCAGTGGAGTTAAGCCCACTCTTGAAGATATCCAGCTGTCCAACGAAGGCAGGATAGATGACCTCATCCGAAACACAGCTAGTGAAGTAGGGGGACTGCTTGTGAGCGAAGACAGGTTACTGTCTCTAGTAGCTGAGGCTAAAGGGCTTAATGTCGAGTATATGCATCCTAAAGTCCTGGAACCATCCGAACTTCCGCCTCTTAAAGTAGAACATTTTTTTACTGACGATACGATGTCCGTACATCTTAAAAATGGGGTATCTCCTATGGCCAAAAAGGGGCCTGTAGGGGATATACGCTATGTAAAAATTCGTGATGAGCCTGTTACTTCTGCGGAACTTTCCAGTATCTCAAGAGAACTTATTGAAAGGGCCAGACTGGACCCCGAATCTTTTATCGAGATGTCTTCAAGTGGAGCTACTGTCCTGCAAATCCGGAATATGCGAATTGCAATTGCTCACCCGCCTTTTTCCGATGATATGGAAATTACAATTGTGAGACCAACTGTGGTTGTGGACCTTGAACACTACCGGCTGAGCGATAAACTCAAAGAACGGATTGTAAGCCAGCGTGGTATTCTTATTGCCGGCCCTCCCGGAGCCGGAAAGTCTACTTTTGCCGCCGGAGTTGCTCGATACCTGAATGACCGCGGACAGGTAGTTAAAACAATGGAGTCACCAAGAGACCTCCAGGTGCCTCCTGAAATCACCCAGTATTCACCTTTGAACGGCAGGATGGAAAATACTGCAGACCTTTTGCTTCTGGTCAGGCCGGATTATACAATCTATGATGAAGTCCGTAAGACCGGCGATTTTCTTATTTTTGCGGATATGCGGCTTGCAGGCGTGGGAATGATCGGGGTAGTACATGCAACCAGGGCAGTGGACGCAATTCAACGCCTGATAGGAAGGGTTGAACTGGGCGTGATCCCTCAGGTAGTCGATACCGTTATTTTCATTGATAAAGGAGAAGTGGCAAAGGTTCTGGTACTTGAGTTTACCGTCAAGGTCCCTCATGGAATGACCGAACAGGATCTTGCAAGGCCGGTAATCGTCATTGCCGATTTTGAGACCCGAAAAACAGAATATGAAATATATACCTATGGGGAACAGGTTGTTGTTATGCCAGTAGGGCCTCCTACCGAGCTAAGGAAACCTGCCTGGAAGCTTGCGGAAGAGGAAATAAGAAATGTTATTGGCAGGTACGCCTCCGGCCCGGTTGAAGTTGAAGTGACTTCAGACGACAGTGCACTCGTAAAGGTCCGGGAAGACGAGGTACGAAAAGTTATTGGCAAAGGTGGGAATGTCATTGACCGGATCGAAAATGTTCTTGGCCTGCATATTGACGTAAGAGAACTGGAAATCGGAGCCTCAGGGGCTGCAAAAGGCCGGAAGTATGGAGCTGAAAGTAAAGCTCTCCGAGGGAAACTAAAGACAACCAGCTTTGAGGAAGAGCCCAGTGTTTCTTCTGTTCATCCTTTCATAGAAAGAGATAAAAAGCACCTTATTCTTGGAGCACCGGAGCTTGCAGGAAAGGATGTGGAAATATATCTTGAAGACCAGTATCTGTTCAGTGCAACCGTAAGCCGACATGGAGATGTGAAACTCAGGGCGAACTCGGATCTTGCATCTGAGATTCTGGATGCTCAGGATAAAGGAGAAACAATTGAAATCAGAATGATCTGA
- a CDS encoding RAD55 family ATPase, whose protein sequence is MESLSTGIEGLDTLMDGGFPKGKSILVTGPPGAGKTILGIHFLHRSCNEGKKCILILTRELTEDILSQSLSINLDLKPFVESKHLSIKNIFEDKMNKIKSASKFGKGLCAVDIDIIEYLSSMSSEVDVMVIDNIGVMAINHDIREFADEFSSISIILLKNGCTSLFVMDEDSYNLTHRLTGYMVFGLIRLTSQENFNYGKTKKYLYIEKMRDKAVPIKYSLFDITPEGIKIIKGMNDLLEV, encoded by the coding sequence ATGGAAAGTTTATCTACAGGGATTGAAGGGTTGGATACGCTAATGGACGGAGGTTTTCCTAAAGGAAAAAGCATTCTGGTTACGGGTCCTCCAGGCGCCGGAAAAACAATTCTTGGAATTCATTTCCTGCACAGAAGCTGCAATGAAGGCAAGAAGTGCATACTAATTCTTACAAGAGAGCTTACGGAAGATATCCTCAGCCAATCCCTAAGCATTAACCTTGACCTCAAGCCTTTCGTTGAAAGTAAACACCTCAGTATCAAGAATATCTTTGAAGATAAAATGAACAAAATCAAAAGCGCTTCGAAATTTGGTAAAGGGCTATGTGCTGTGGATATTGATATAATCGAGTATTTAAGTTCCATGTCTTCGGAAGTTGATGTCATGGTTATCGACAACATAGGGGTAATGGCCATAAACCATGACATAAGAGAATTTGCCGATGAATTCAGTTCGATAAGCATTATACTTCTAAAAAACGGGTGCACAAGTCTTTTTGTTATGGATGAGGATTCCTATAATCTCACCCACAGGCTTACTGGCTACATGGTTTTCGGGTTAATCAGGCTTACTTCACAGGAGAATTTCAACTACGGAAAGACAAAGAAATATCTTTACATTGAGAAAATGCGGGACAAGGCTGTCCCGATCAAGTATTCCCTATTTGATATTACCCCAGAAGGGATAAAAATTATTAAAGGCATGAATGACCTATTGGAGGTGTGA